One stretch of Cygnus atratus isolate AKBS03 ecotype Queensland, Australia chromosome 28, CAtr_DNAZoo_HiC_assembly, whole genome shotgun sequence DNA includes these proteins:
- the LOC118258469 gene encoding keratin-associated protein 10-6-like, translated as MLCYQQQCFPPLCQEPIPVKCPPRYPARHPLVTSWQSAQCIPQYVTPCVPRQRFLSSSFSQQQCVTQCVPRQQYATKCVPQQQRVSQLIPPQPCAPRCVTTCVPQQQYITPCVSQEPCMTKCVPQQQCATKCTPQQCATKCVTTYATQQQCATKCIPQQQCATRCVTTCVPQQPFLTKGIPQQQCTTKCVPQQCVTTYSPHQQCATRCVTTCVPQQRATKCVSQRYVTTCAPQQCATKCVPQQCATRCVTTCVPQPCETKCATICVPQQCTTKCVPQQQCVTKCVPQQCATNCVPQQCATKCVPQQCATKCVPQQCATKCVPQQCATKCVPQQCATKCVPQQQCTTKCVSQQCATKCVPQQCATKCVPQQCATKCVPQQQCATKCVPQQCATKCVPQQQCTTKCVPQQCATDCVPQQQCQSGGVKISSHSKKYCSASKWPW; from the coding sequence ATGTTGTGCTACCAACAGCAGTGCTTCCCTCCTCTCTGCCAGGAACCCATCCCCGTTAAGTGCCCCCCCAGGTACCCTGCCAGGCACCCGCTGGTGACCAGCTGGCAGTCGGCGCAGTGCATCCCGCAGTATGTGACCCCCTGCGTCCCCCGGCAGCGGTTTCTGTCCTCCagcttctcccagcagcagtgtGTGACCCAGTGTGTGCCACGGCAACAGTATGCAACCAAGTGCGTGCCGCAGCAACAGCGTGTGAGCCAGCTCATCCCACCACAGCCGTGTGCACCTAGGTGTGTGACAACCTGtgtgccacagcagcagtaTATCACCCCATGCGTGTCGCAGGAGCCTTGCATGACCAAGTGTGTGCCGCAGCAGCAATGTGCAACCAAGTGCACGCCTCAACAGTGTGCAACCAAGTGCGTGACCACCTATGCCACCCAGCAGCAGTGTGCGACCAAGTGCATCCCGCAGCAGCAGTGTGCCACCAGGTGTGTGACCACGTGTGTGCCACAGCAGCCATTCCTGACCAAGGGCATCCCCCAGCAGCAGTGTACGACCAAGTGCGTCCCGCAGCAGTGTGTGACCACCTACTCCCCACATCAGCAGTGCGCCACCAGGTGTGTGACCACATGTGTGCCGCAGCAGCGTGCGACCAAGTGTGTCTCACAGCGCTACGTGACCACTTGTGCCCCGCAGCAGTGTGCCACCAAGTGTGTCCCGCAGCAGTGTGCCACCAGGTGCGTGACCACGTGTGTGCCACAGCCGTGTGAGACCAAGTGTGCAACCATCTGTGTCCCACAGCAGTGTACGACCAAGTGTgtcccacagcagcagtgtGTGACCAAGTGTGTCCCGCAGCAGTGTGCAACCAACTGTGTCCCGCAGCAGTGTGCCACCAAGTGTGTCCCACAGCAGTGTGCGACCAAGTGTGTCCCGCAGCAGTGTGCCACCAAGTGTGTCCCGCAGCAGTGTGCAACCAAGTGTGTCCCACAGCAGTGTGCGACCAAGTGTGTTCCACAGCAGCAGTGTACGACCAAGTGTGTCTCACAGCAGTGTGCCACCAAGTGTGTCCCGCAGCAATGTGCAACCAAGTGTGTCCCACAGCAGTGTGCGACCAAGTGTGTTCCACAGCAGCAGTGTGCGACCAAGTGTGTCCCACAGCAGTGTGCCACCAAGTGTgtcccacagcagcagtgtACAACCAAGTGTGTCCCACAGCAGTGTGCGACTGATTGTgtcccacagcagcagtgtCAGTCAGGTGGAGTAAAAATTTCAAGTCACTCTAAAAAGTACTGCTCTGCATCAAAATGGCCCTGGTAA
- the LOC118258473 gene encoding keratinocyte proline-rich protein-like, producing MSLNQTQCKQEITLPPGLSKTIPKQSQEPVPCPEQVPCPQQQPEVQVPDPTPVVVVQCPEKTEPLQAPVVEPGKGEAPVVVIPECPPQEQQQQQQIKLPPTFPPVSHPEPISCSQEKSECKEIPEPTLVICPEPAPCPQEKQECKEIPVPVPVPSPDPAPCPQEKQECKEIPVPIPVQCPEPAPCPQEKQECKEVPVPVPDPAPCPQEKQECKEIPKPVPVQCSDPEPCPQVKQECKEIPVPTPCPQEEQECKDIPVPVPVQCSDPEPCAQKQECKEIPVPTPEPEQCSLPEKHPPIEQQQVKQPNQWPLMQK from the coding sequence ATGTCTTTGAATCAGACGCAGTGCAAGCAGGAAATCACCCTCCCACCTGGCCTGAGCAAAACGATTCCAAAGCAAAGCCAAGAGCCAGTTCCATGCCCTGAGCAGGTCCCATGTCCACAGCAGCAACCTGAAGTCCAAGTCCCAGACCCAACCCCAGTAGTTGTGGTACAGTGCccagagaaaacagagccaTTGCAAGCACCCGTGGTGGAACCAGGCAAGGGAGAAGCACCAGTGGTCGTAATACCTGAGTGTCCAccccaggaacagcagcagcagcagcaaatcaaGCTACCACCAACTTTCCCTCCTGTATCACACCCTGAGCCTATTTCATGCTCCCAGGAGAAATCAGAATGCAAAGAGATTCCAGAGCCCACCCTTGTTATCTGCCCTGAACCTGCACCATGTCCCCAGGAGAAGCAAGAATGCAAAGAGATCCCCGTGCCAGTCCCTGTTCCAAGCCCTGACCCTGCACCATGTCCCCAGGAGAAGCAGGAGTGCAAGGAGATCCCTGTGCCAATCCCCGTTCAATGCCCTGAACCTGCACCATGTCCCCAAGAGAAGCAGGAATGCAAGGAGGTCCCTGTGCCTGTCCCTGACCCTGCACCATGTCCCCAGGAGAAGCAGGAGTGCAAGGAGATCCCAAAGCCTGTCCCTGTTCAATGCTCTGACCCTGAACCATGTCCTCAGGTGAAGCAGGAGTGCAAAGAGATCCCAGTGcccaccccatgtccccaggaggagcaggagtgCAAGGATATCCCGGTGCCTGTCCCTGTTCAATGCTCTGACCCTGAACCATGTGCCCAGAAGCAGGAGTGCAAGGAGATCCCGGTGCCGACCCCTGAGCCGGAGCAGTGCTCCCTTCCCGAGAAGCATCCTCCCAtcgagcagcagcaggtgaagCAGCCCAACCAGTGGCCACTGATGCAGAAGTAA
- the LOC118258480 gene encoding keratin-associated protein 5-5-like — protein sequence MSYYEQCKQPCLPPPICVQKCNQCVEPCKTVCVEPCSNICVKPCSTQCVEVCAPKCVDVCPAPCASECTTCCTTQCVEPCSTQCTTQCTTQCVEPCSTQCVEVCPPTCIDACIKPCATQCPTHCTTQCVEPCISQCSTKCVEPCPPACVEVCAKKCDTCETVCLEPCGTVCSHPC from the coding sequence ATGTCTTACTACGAGCAGTGcaagcagccctgcctgccccctcccATCTGCGTGCAGAAATGCAACCAGTGTGTGGAGCCCTGCAAGACAGTGTGCGTGGAGCCCTGCAGCAACATCTGTGTGAAGCCATGCTCCACGCAGTGCGTGGAGGTCTGTGCCCCTAAGTGTGTGGATGTCTGCCCGGCTCCCTGTGCCTCCGAGTGCACCACATGCTGCACCACCCAGTGCGtggagccctgcagcacccagtgCACCACCCAGTGCACCACCCAGTGCGTGGAGCCCTGCAGCACGCAGTGCGTCGAGGTCTGTCCCCCCACATGCATCGATGCCTGCATAAAGCCCTGTGCCACCCAGTGCCCGACCCACTGCACCACCCAGTGCGTGGAGCCCTGCATCAGCCAGTGCAGCACCAAGTGTGTGGAGCCCTGCCCGCCAGCGTGCGTGGAGGTGTGCGCTAAGAAGTGTGATACGTGCGAGACCGTGTGCCTGGAGCCGTGCGGCACCGTCTGCTCTCACCCATGCTAA